From Malaciobacter mytili LMG 24559:
GATAACCTAATAAAATTTTCTTGAATTTTATCAGTATAATCAGCAAGTCTTATATAATAAGTCTCTTCATTTATTTTAATTTTTTTAGCAACATATAAAAGTTCTTTATTTAATGAACGAGAATATCTAATAATTTTACCAAATCCATCATATTTTGCATGAATAATTTCATATCTATTTTTATGATTTTCCATTGAGTCTTTATCTTTATCACTCTCTACTATAACTTTACCATTTTCATCTATTATTGTGATTCTTAGACTTGTTTTCTCTTTAAATTGCTGAACTGTATTTTCAATATCTTTAATATTATGTAAAACTAAAGCAATAGAGTCAATATTTTGAGATAGATTTTTCTCAATTTGGTTCATATAGATATTTTTAGACCAAAAATATGTAGTAAAACTAATACTTAAAAATATAAGAAAAAATATAATTACAAAGGTTCTAAGGAAGAGTTGATGTATTTTTAGCAAAAGATATACCCTTCCCCTCTAATAGATTTTATATACTCTTTCTTACCTTTTGGGTCAATTTTTGTTTTTAATCTTTTTATAGCCACATTTACTGTTTTTAGTTTTTTATCAAAAGAGTCTTCCCATACAGTATTTAATAGATGTTCTCTACTTAATAAAATATCTTTATTTTTTACAAACTCTAAAAGTAAATCATGCTCTAAATGAGTTAATTCTATGGCTTTGTCATCTATATAGAATTTTTTATTATTTGCTTTATATACTATATCTTTAACTTTTAAAATTTCTACTTCTTTTGCTGTTCTTTTAATAACTGCTTTTACTCTTGCTGATAGTTCTTTTAGATTAAAAGGTTTTGTAATATAATCATCAGCATAGTTTTCAAATCCTTCTAATATATCCTCATCTCTATCTTTTGCAGTTACATAAATAACAGGAGCATTAATTCCTTTTTTTCTAATTGTATTTATAAAAGTTGTACCATCAATTCCAGGAAGATTTCTATCCATTAAAATAAGGTCTATCTCTTCTTCTTCAATAATTTTATTTAAAACAGAGTTTACATTTAAACAACCAATAGTTTCATATCCTTCTTTTTGTAGGGTATATTCTAATAGTTCTAAAATATCCTCTTCATCTTCTACAATTAAAATAAGTTTTTTTTTCATATCTCTTCTTTTAGTAAATCTTTTTTTCCTGGTGAATATTTTATTGCAAGTATTCTAAATATAAAGAAAACTAAGATTACAAATAATAAAAAAAGAATAGTAAAGTAATCTTTATTTGTATGTGAAGTATAAATTACAACATCTCTAATAAGAAAGATTATAAAAATATCAATAACAAATCTTAGTCTTAATTTTGCTTTTTTTATAAAATCAGAGATCATTTTAACAACTTCCATAACTACAATGAACTCTAACATTAAAACAATAGTTTTTTGAAACTCTAAATGAGCAGCTAAAATGATAATAAAAATTATCAAAGCTGCCAAAAATTCATAATTATTTTTTACTTTTGTAATTGCACTTTTCATTGATTAGTGTAATAACTCTCCACCAATTCTAGCAAAAAGCATTAAGTTTGCTATGCTTGTAGCTCTATCTGCACATTTTTCTAGTTTTCTTAAGCTACTTAATAAGTTAAAATAGTCTCTTGATAATTCATGCTTTTTATTAATTATTTTAAGAACATTTTTTTCAACCATTGCATATAAATCATCAGTTTTACTCTCTTCAACTAAAACTTTATTATATTTTTCTTCAATAATTTTTTCATTATGTTCTTCAATCATACTTAATGAAATTTCTAAAGCATTTACAGCTGCTTTTTGTAAAGGAATAGCATATTCTAAAATTGTTTGTTCATCTAAATCCTCTGAAAAAGATTTTTTAAATGTTTTTATAAAAGTTTTTGAATTTGCTGCTGCTCTTACTAGCTCATTTGTAATTTTTAAATATGAAACCATCTCTCTTAAATCTTTAGCTTCTGGTGAATATAAAGCTAAAGTTGTAACTATTAAATTATCAATCTCATTTGATTTAGAAACTACTTTTCTTAATGATAGTTCTATATCTTTTAATTGATTAAAATCCTTATCTTTTAAAGCTTTTAATGAAGTTTGATTAGCTTTTAAAACTATCTCCCCTATAGTATTAATCTCATGCTTTATAAGATTTACCTTTTCTTCATAAGTTTTTAACATTATCCAAACCTTCCTGTAATATAATCTTCTGTTTTTTTATTGCTAGGATTAACAAAAATTGTTTCTGTTTCATCATATTCAATTAGTTTTCCTAAGTGAAAAAATGCAGTATAATCAGCAACTCTTGCTGCTTGTTGCATATTATGTGTAACTGTAATAATTGTATAATCTTGTTTAAGCTCTAACATTAGTGCCTCAATTTTCTCTGTTGAAATTGGATCAAGTGCTGAGGTAGGCTCATCCATTAAAATAACCTCAGGTCTTACTGCAATTGTTCTTGCAATACAAAGTCTTTGTTGTTGTCCTCCTGAAAGAGAAGTCCCAGGTTCTCCTAATTTATCTTTAACTTCATCCCAAAGTCCTGACTTTTTTAAAGAGATTTCAACTAACTCATCACATTCTCTACCTTTTTTTACAAGACCATGTTTAAGTGGTGCATATGCTACATTGTCATAAATAGATTTTGGAAAAGGATTTGGTTGTTGAAAAACCATTCCTATTCTTTTTCTAACACTTACTTCATCAACATCTTTATCATAGATATTTTTATTATCAATAACAATTTGACCATCAATTTTCACAACTGAGATTAAATCATTCATTCTATTTAAACATCTTAAGAATGTAGATTTTCCACATCCTGATGGACCAATTAAAGCTGTAATTTTATTTTTATAAATATCAACATCAATATTATGTAGGGCATGGTTATCTCCATACCATAGATTTAAAGAGTTTACATTTATTTTTACTTCATTATTTTTAATATCTTTACTCATAATTTTTCCTACCATTTAACTTCGAATTTTTTTCTTAAATATATTGCTAAGGTATTTAATGAAATTAATACACTTAATAAAACTATAATTCCAGCTGCTGTTTTTTCAATATACATTCTTTCTGGCATACCTGCCCAAGTAAAAATTTGTGCTGGCATAACTGTTGCAGCTTCCGTAACCATTGTTGGTGCATCAGGAATAAAGGCTATCATACCTACAATTATAAGTGGTGCAGTCTCTCCCATAGCTTGAGCTAATCCAATAATTGAACCTGTCATAATTCCAGGAAAAGCCAATGGTAAAACATGGTCCTTAGTTACTTGAATTTTTGTAAGACCTAGCCCATATCCTGCTTGTCTAATTGAATCAGGTACACTTCTTAATGCAGCTCTTGAACTTACAATAATAATTGGTAGTGTCATAAGTGCAAGAGTTAATCCCCCAACTAAAGGGGAACTTCTTGGTAATCCAAAAAGATTAATAAAAATTGCAAGACCTAAAAGACCAAATAAAATTGAAGGTATTGCTGCAAGGTTATTAATATTTACTTCAATTATCTGTGTAAATTTATTATCTTCTGCAAACTCTTCTAAATAAATCGCTGTCATAACACCAATAGGAAATGCTACAAGCATAGTAATAATTAAAGTTAAAATTGAACCGACAATTGCTGATTTTAATCCAGCATATTCTGGAATTTTTGAATCTCCATTTGTAAAGAAGATTTTATTAAATTTAAGCTCGGCTTGACCATAAGCTTTTAAATCATCAACTAAAGCTCTATCTTTTCTATTTAACTTATAATAATGATTTTTTAAATATTGATCCACTTGATCATCTGCTAATACCCACATCGTCATAGTTTTATTCATAAGTGTTGGATTTTCTTCAACTAATCTTGGAACATTTCTAAGCCATGCTCTTGAAACAATTTTTCTATATTTTTTATCAATTGCTTGTCTTGAATCTTTTATTGAAGCTTCATTAAAAGTTACATCAATATGTAAATAAGCTTGTTTAAAAGCAGGAAGTCCTTTTGTAACAATATCTGTTAAAAAGAAAGCTAAAAATACAATTGAAAAAACTAATGAACCTAATGCAAAAGCTTTAAATCTTCGTGAACTTCTATGTCTTTTATTTAATGTTGGATCATAGAATGGATTTTCTTCTTTATTTTTATTTTTTCTTCTAATTATCATAATGTATTCACTTTATATTTTTCTTTGAATTTTTTAATCATTGTTAAAGACACAATATTTAATACTAACGTTACAACAAATAGTATAAGTCCTAAAGCAAAAGCTGAAAGTGTTGCAGGTGAATCAAAGGCTTGATCTCCCACAAGGGCATCAACAATTCTAACTGTAACAGTTGTCATATCTTCTAAAGGATTTATAGATAAATTTGGTCTAAGTCCTGCTGCCATAACAACAATCATTGTTTCACCTAAGGCTTTAGATAATCCAAGTAGTGTTGCAGAGATAATTCCTGGCATAGCAGAGGGTAATACTATATTTCTAATAGTTTCACCATGAGTTAATCCTAGTCCTAAAGAGGCTTTTCTTTGAGAATCAGGAACAGCTCTAATTACATCATCACTTAATGAAGCAATTACTGGAATAATCATAATCCCCATTACAACTCCAGAAGCAAGGGCAGAGTTAAATGAAGCTTCAAGTCCAAAATAAGCTGCAACTTTTACTATTAATGGTGCAATTGTAATTGCTGCAAAGAAACCATAAACAACAGTTGGAATACCTGCAAGTATTTCTAATAATGGTTTTAAAGCATTTCTTACTTTTCCTGAAGCATATTCACTCATATAAATAGCACTTCCAAGTCCAATAGGAATTGAAACCGCCATTGCTATAAAAGTAATAATAAAAGTACCTGCAAAAATTGGAACAGCCCCAAATTTACTATTTACAATTCCTGGAGACCATTCAGTTCCTGAAATAAAGTACCAAAAACTTCTTAATTGGAAAAATTCTATTGCTTCAAAAAGAATTGAAAATAAAATTCCAAATGTAGTTAAAATAGAAATAACTGATGCTGTAATAAGTAAAAATTTAATCAGTTTCTCTTTTAACTCTCTTGATTTATTTCTTGTTTCAAAGGGTGTCAATACTCTTACCTTTATTTATAAAATTTAAGAAATTCTATAAAACAATGGTTACAGTATGGTTACATAAGTATGCAACTTCCCATAGGTACGGGGATTTCCTTTGAATCTTTTTTTATTTTTCCAATAATTTTATCAAAGTTTTCTTGCTTTGATTTATTGGAAATTTCAATAATAGCACTACTTACAGATAGTAAAGAAAATTTTCTTTGTACTCCAAATCTATCTTTTGTTAAAATGTAACCATTTTGCAGCTCTTTTTCATTATATAAACTGCTTACATTATTTTTAAAAGCCTCTTGAATTTGGGCAATAAGTTTATATACAAATTCAAACTCTTTATTTTTAAAGCCAATAAAAAAATCATCTCCCCCAATATGAGCAATAAAAGTATCTTTTTCTAGGTGTTTTTGTAAAAGTTCAGAAAAGATTAAAATGGCTCTATCCCCTTGTCTAAATCCATAATAATCATTGAAAGGTTTAAAGTCATTAAAATCAAAATATACTATATGTGTAATTTGTTCATTTTTAAAGCTTTCATTTAAAAAATTATTTATTTGATTGTTTCCTGGAAGTTTTGTTAGAGGGTTTTGATTTTGTGCAATTTCTAGATTTCTTTTATATGAAAGGGATAAAAGATTATTTACATTAATAAATCCTGCATATTTTCCATTTTTAGTAACAAAAATACCTTTTGATTGATTTCCTTTTAGATTAAACATTTCTAAGGTTTTATCAATACCCCAAGAGATTTCTATAGATAGAGTTTGTTTTAAATATGAACTTAGTTTTGATTTAAAAGAGACATTTTGTGCTAAAGCTAAACCATATTGAGAATAAGAGATTTTTTTAATATCAACTTCATGGATTACTCCTATTAAAGTTTTATATTCATTGATAATTGGAACAAAGTTATTATTTGGATATTCTTTAAAATATAAAAATAAATCATGTAATGAAGAGTTGATATTTAAAGGTTCTATATATTCTATATAGTCTTTATCTATTAAATTATTTGATTTGTTTCTTCTATCATTTTCAAATAAATTGGGAATATTATCGTAACTACTTTTAATATGCTCAATATTTATGGTTGGTTTTGAAATTAAAAAGCCTTGAATATAATCTATATTAATATCTTTACAAGTATAATATTCAGCAATTTCTTCAATTCCCTCCGCAATTACTTTTATTCCCATAATATGAGCCATATCTACTATTGAAGAACAAAAAAGTTTTTTTCTTGAATCTTTATTGATATTTCTTATAAAAAATCTATCAAGTTTAATATAGTGAGCTTCACTTAAATATAAAAGTTCTAATCCTGAAATTCCTGTTCCAAAATCATCAATAGCAATATTATAACCTTCACTTTTATAGTTATTTAGTATTTTATTAACCATTATCTTATTTTGCATAGTGCCATTTTCTGTTATTTCAAAACAAATACTATCTTGTTTTAAATTTAACTCTTGTAAGATTTTAGTTGTATTACCTTTTTCAAAATCTGGCATAAATAAAAGTCTATTATCAAGGTTATAAAAAAGTTTGATATTCTCTATTTTTATATATTTAAATTTTTCAATAGCTTTTCTTCTTAATAATAAATCTACTTTATATAAAATTTTTTTTTCAAAAAAATTATCAAATAAATCAGGGATAGATTGAAATCCTAAATTTTGATAACCTCTAATTAAGGCTTCAACTGCAAAGGTTTTCCCATTGTATGTATTAACAATTGGTTGAAAGGCATAATCTAATTTATCAAGTAATAAAGATAAGTTTTCATCAGTAAAAAGTTTTGAGGATGACATTAAAGGCCTTTATGTAGTTATATATATAGATCTTTTTTTACTTGTTCGCAAAATAATAAAGACCTATATTTATAGCTAAGAAAGAGGGGGAGAGAGTCCCTCTTTTTATTAATGGCTAGCTTTTAAAGCTTCTAAAGTAACTTTTTCTCTTTTTGCTACAGATTCTCTAATAGCTTTTCTAGTTTCATCTGGAAGTGGGATTAATCCGATTTCAGTTAAAATTCCACCTTTTCCAATCATCATCTCATCCATAAATAATTTTACATAATCTTTTATTGCTGGAACTTCTTTTTCGTGTGCATTTTTAATATAGAAGAATAAAGATCTTGCAATTGGATATTTATGTGATGCAATAGCTTCAGGAGTTGGCATAACACCATCAACTTTAGCACCAATTAATTTATCTTCATTTTCAACTAAGAATGAGTATCCAAAAATACCAAATGCATCTTTGTTTTTATTTAATTTTTGAACTATAATATTGTCATTTTCACCAGATGGTACATATACTCCATCTTGTCTAACTTTACTATATTTTTTATACCCTTTATTAGCCTCTTTATCTTTTTCATATAAAGAAGTATATTCTTTCATCTTTTTAAAAGTTGCTTGCATTACCATCTCTTCAAATGCATCTCTTGTTCCAGAAGATTTTGGTGGTCCATAAATAATAATTTCTCTATTTGGTAAAGAAGCATCAATATCAGACCATTTTTTATATGGGTTTGCAATTAAGTTTCCATTTTTATCTGGAACTTCAGCTGCAACTGCAAGAGCTAATTGTTTTTTAGTAATAGAAAAAGGATTATTTGATTTTGATTGAGCAAAAGCAATACCGTCAAATCCAATTACAGCTTCAGTAATATCAGTAACACCATTTTTTTCACATAATTGGAACTCTTTTGGTTTCATTCTTCTTGAAGCATTTGTAATATCAGGAGTATTTAAATCAACACCTGCACAAAATAGTTTCATTCCTCCACCTGAACCAGTAGATTCTACTACTGGAGTTGGATATTTAGTTGTTGCTCCTAACTCTTCAGCAACAGCAGATGCAAAAGGATATACAGTTGATGAACCAACCATTTTTATTTGATCTCTAGCACTTAAGCTAACAGTTAACGCCGCACTTGCTATAATAGCCAATGTCGTTTTTTTCATTGTCATTTCTTGTTCTCCATTAAATGTTTGATAAAGAAATTATAAAACTTATTGGTTACATTTTGGTTACTGATTTTAAAATTAGGGGAGTGTAAAGATTATTTAAAAAATAAGTTAAGAATTTAAAGAAAAATGAGGAAGTTAAACTTCACTCATTTCCATAAGTTTTGCTTGATGGTCAGCAATTAGTGGATCAATGATTTCATCAAATAATCCATCATTCATGATGTATTCAAGTCTATAAAGTGTAAGGTTAATTCTGTGGTCAGTTATTCTATTTTGTGGATAATTATATGTTCTAATTCTTCCACTTCTATCTCCTGTACCAACTTGGGCTTTTCTATCTGCACCTTCTTGAGCCATTTGTTCTTGCATTTGTAAGTCAAAAAGTCTAGCTTTAAGAACTTTCATGGCTTTTTCTTTATTTTTATGCTGTGACTTTTGGTCTTGATTTGTTACTACTATACCTGTTGGTAAGTGAGTAATTCTAACAGCACTATCTGTTGTATTTACAGATTGTCCACCACAACCACTTGATCTCATAACATCAATTTTTAAATCATTTGGATTAATATCTATTTCAATATCATCAACTTCAGGCATAACTGCAACAGTGATTGCAGAAGTATGAACTCTTCCTTGTGACTCTGTTGCTGGTACCCTTTGAACTCTATGAGTACCACCTTCAAATTTAAGTTTACTGTAAACATGGTCACCTTTAAAAAGAGCAACAATCTCTTTATAACCACCAGCTTCACTCTCACTTGAGTTCATTATTTCAACTTTCCAGCCATTGTTTTCTGCATATCTTAAGTA
This genomic window contains:
- the pstA gene encoding phosphate ABC transporter permease PstA; translated protein: MIIRRKNKNKEENPFYDPTLNKRHRSSRRFKAFALGSLVFSIVFLAFFLTDIVTKGLPAFKQAYLHIDVTFNEASIKDSRQAIDKKYRKIVSRAWLRNVPRLVEENPTLMNKTMTMWVLADDQVDQYLKNHYYKLNRKDRALVDDLKAYGQAELKFNKIFFTNGDSKIPEYAGLKSAIVGSILTLIITMLVAFPIGVMTAIYLEEFAEDNKFTQIIEVNINNLAAIPSILFGLLGLAIFINLFGLPRSSPLVGGLTLALMTLPIIIVSSRAALRSVPDSIRQAGYGLGLTKIQVTKDHVLPLAFPGIMTGSIIGLAQAMGETAPLIIVGMIAFIPDAPTMVTEAATVMPAQIFTWAGMPERMYIEKTAAGIIVLLSVLISLNTLAIYLRKKFEVKW
- the pstB gene encoding phosphate ABC transporter ATP-binding protein PstB, with the translated sequence MSKDIKNNEVKINVNSLNLWYGDNHALHNIDVDIYKNKITALIGPSGCGKSTFLRCLNRMNDLISVVKIDGQIVIDNKNIYDKDVDEVSVRKRIGMVFQQPNPFPKSIYDNVAYAPLKHGLVKKGRECDELVEISLKKSGLWDEVKDKLGEPGTSLSGGQQQRLCIARTIAVRPEVILMDEPTSALDPISTEKIEALMLELKQDYTIITVTHNMQQAARVADYTAFFHLGKLIEYDETETIFVNPSNKKTEDYITGRFG
- a CDS encoding GGDEF domain-containing protein is translated as MSSSKLFTDENLSLLLDKLDYAFQPIVNTYNGKTFAVEALIRGYQNLGFQSIPDLFDNFFEKKILYKVDLLLRRKAIEKFKYIKIENIKLFYNLDNRLLFMPDFEKGNTTKILQELNLKQDSICFEITENGTMQNKIMVNKILNNYKSEGYNIAIDDFGTGISGLELLYLSEAHYIKLDRFFIRNINKDSRKKLFCSSIVDMAHIMGIKVIAEGIEEIAEYYTCKDINIDYIQGFLISKPTINIEHIKSSYDNIPNLFENDRRNKSNNLIDKDYIEYIEPLNINSSLHDLFLYFKEYPNNNFVPIINEYKTLIGVIHEVDIKKISYSQYGLALAQNVSFKSKLSSYLKQTLSIEISWGIDKTLEMFNLKGNQSKGIFVTKNGKYAGFINVNNLLSLSYKRNLEIAQNQNPLTKLPGNNQINNFLNESFKNEQITHIVYFDFNDFKPFNDYYGFRQGDRAILIFSELLQKHLEKDTFIAHIGGDDFFIGFKNKEFEFVYKLIAQIQEAFKNNVSSLYNEKELQNGYILTKDRFGVQRKFSLLSVSSAIIEISNKSKQENFDKIIGKIKKDSKEIPVPMGSCILM
- a CDS encoding phosphate signaling complex PhoU family protein, with product MLKTYEEKVNLIKHEINTIGEIVLKANQTSLKALKDKDFNQLKDIELSLRKVVSKSNEIDNLIVTTLALYSPEAKDLREMVSYLKITNELVRAAANSKTFIKTFKKSFSEDLDEQTILEYAIPLQKAAVNALEISLSMIEEHNEKIIEEKYNKVLVEESKTDDLYAMVEKNVLKIINKKHELSRDYFNLLSSLRKLEKCADRATSIANLMLFARIGGELLH
- a CDS encoding phosphate-starvation-inducible PsiE family protein: MKSAITKVKNNYEFLAALIIFIIILAAHLEFQKTIVLMLEFIVVMEVVKMISDFIKKAKLRLRFVIDIFIIFLIRDVVIYTSHTNKDYFTILFLLFVILVFFIFRILAIKYSPGKKDLLKEEI
- the pstC gene encoding phosphate ABC transporter permease subunit PstC; its protein translation is MTPFETRNKSRELKEKLIKFLLITASVISILTTFGILFSILFEAIEFFQLRSFWYFISGTEWSPGIVNSKFGAVPIFAGTFIITFIAMAVSIPIGLGSAIYMSEYASGKVRNALKPLLEILAGIPTVVYGFFAAITIAPLIVKVAAYFGLEASFNSALASGVVMGIMIIPVIASLSDDVIRAVPDSQRKASLGLGLTHGETIRNIVLPSAMPGIISATLLGLSKALGETMIVVMAAGLRPNLSINPLEDMTTVTVRIVDALVGDQAFDSPATLSAFALGLILFVVTLVLNIVSLTMIKKFKEKYKVNTL
- a CDS encoding PstS family phosphate ABC transporter substrate-binding protein, which translates into the protein MKKTTLAIIASAALTVSLSARDQIKMVGSSTVYPFASAVAEELGATTKYPTPVVESTGSGGGMKLFCAGVDLNTPDITNASRRMKPKEFQLCEKNGVTDITEAVIGFDGIAFAQSKSNNPFSITKKQLALAVAAEVPDKNGNLIANPYKKWSDIDASLPNREIIIYGPPKSSGTRDAFEEMVMQATFKKMKEYTSLYEKDKEANKGYKKYSKVRQDGVYVPSGENDNIIVQKLNKNKDAFGIFGYSFLVENEDKLIGAKVDGVMPTPEAIASHKYPIARSLFFYIKNAHEKEVPAIKDYVKLFMDEMMIGKGGILTEIGLIPLPDETRKAIRESVAKREKVTLEALKASH
- the prfA gene encoding peptide chain release factor 1 translates to MLKNKLQPFIDRYEEINKMLISPDVINDIKKMTDLSKEQSSIQPIVKKAKEYIQVVNDIEDNKLLLEDEELGELAKEELKELEQKKPQLENEIKILMIPKDPNDNKNIYLELRAGTGGDEAAIFVSDLFKGYLRYAENNGWKVEIMNSSESEAGGYKEIVALFKGDHVYSKLKFEGGTHRVQRVPATESQGRVHTSAITVAVMPEVDDIEIDINPNDLKIDVMRSSGCGGQSVNTTDSAVRITHLPTGIVVTNQDQKSQHKNKEKAMKVLKARLFDLQMQEQMAQEGADRKAQVGTGDRSGRIRTYNYPQNRITDHRINLTLYRLEYIMNDGLFDEIIDPLIADHQAKLMEMSEV
- a CDS encoding response regulator transcription factor — translated: MKKKLILIVEDEEDILELLEYTLQKEGYETIGCLNVNSVLNKIIEEEEIDLILMDRNLPGIDGTTFINTIRKKGINAPVIYVTAKDRDEDILEGFENYADDYITKPFNLKELSARVKAVIKRTAKEVEILKVKDIVYKANNKKFYIDDKAIELTHLEHDLLLEFVKNKDILLSREHLLNTVWEDSFDKKLKTVNVAIKRLKTKIDPKGKKEYIKSIRGEGYIFC